From the Bacillus sp. FJAT-22090 genome, the window TTTTGAGTTGTACTGGATAACATCACAACTGCCACAGGTGTTTTCGACATTATTACTTTTAAAGCTTCTATCCCATTCATTTCAGGCATTTCAACATCCATGGTTACTACGTCTGGTTGAAGCGTCTTAATTTTTTGAATGGCATCTTTTCCATTGCGGGCGATCCCTATAACTTCAATAACGTTATTATCTTTAAAAAAATCGGTTATTAGCTTACGCATAAATGCAGAATCATCCACAATTAATAGCTTCTTTTTTTGTAAGGTCTCCACTGATTCAAGACCTCCTCGAAAAGATATTTTTCAATCGATTGATGAATTTACTTTGTCTAGGAATATTTTCTTCCTCTTCTTCAAAATCAGAGAACCGATTGACAATCATTCTTAACTTTTTAGTAATTTCTGCTTCAGGATAGAGTATAGAAAATGGCACTTGCTCTTTTACTGCTTTTCGAACAACGGGATCTTCAGGCAATGAACCAAGTAGAACCACTTCTTTTGATAAGAATTTAGACATTGCTAACTTCAGTCGAGAAACTGTATCAATTCCTTCCTCTTCGCTGAAGGCTCTGTTACAAAGCAGAAAAAAGTTCTTATCAGGATCCTTGTAATAAATAAACTTCATCATAGAGTAAGCGTCAGTTATAGATGTTGGTTCTGCAGTTGAAATGACGATAATATCATCAACTGATACGAGCAAATCCAATGTCTGATTGGTCGCTCCCGCACCCATATCAAATACGATATAATCATAGTTTTTTTGTAAAAACTCGAATGCCTCAATTAATCGTGTGAACATACCTTCATTCCATTCCATTACGCCTGATAAACCAGAGCCACCTGAAATATATTGAAGATTATTTGGTCCTTCGAATAACACTTCATCTATTGATGCGTCACCTACTAAGTAATCTTTCAAATTTGTTTGCACGGTTTTTCCAAGTAAAATATGAATATTACCCATGCCTATATCCATATCGATTAATACAACTTTTTTACCTAGAGAACTTAACATAGTAGTAAAGTTCATAGAAAAATTACTTTTTCCAACTCCTCCTTTACCACTAACTACCGCAATAGAACGACCTAATTTATTTTGAGTACGAAGCATTTTAATTCTTAATTCCTCAGCTTGATCTCTCATAACGAATCCCCTTTAAAAGCAAATTGAGTAATTCATTTAGATTAGCCTCAACAATATCCTCGGGGACTTCTTGCCCATCTGTATAGTAAGCAAGTCCCTTCTTATATTTAACCATTAAATTAATGATAGAGCCAATAGAATTTGTTTCGTCTAGCTTCGTGAAAATAAATTTTTCAATCGGAAAATCCATAAATTGTTCAATAATGACTTCCATGTCCTTTTGTTTAGAAGTTGTAGACAACACTAGGAAGGTTTCTGTATTTTCTTCTAGATTAATTAACTTCTGCAAATCTTCCACAAACTTTATTTCTTTATAGTTGCGACCTGCAGTATCAATAAATACAAGATCCAAAGCTTCATACTTTTCCATTGCATCTTGTAAGTCTTTCTCACTATAAACAATTTCAATTGGAGCTTGCAAAAGCCCTGCATAAGTTTTTAGCTGCTCAATTGCAGCTATTCTATATGTATCTGTTGTAATAAAGCCAACTTTTTTCTTTTTTTCTAATACAGCACGAGCAGCCATTTTTGCAATTGTTGTTGTTTTTCCTACCCCAGTTGGACCTAAAACATTAATGTATTTTTTATGAAAAGATATTCCACCAACAGGATGCTGTTCTAAAAGAGAAACAAGAACTTTCTTCGTTTTCTTGATTTGCTCAGCTAGCTCCAGTTTTTCATTATTACTTTTCATATGCACAAAAAGCTCATCACTAACTGTTGTGATAAGCTCATCTGCTAACTCTTGATCCTCTAAATGCTGAATAAGAGCTCCAAACTCAGGTGGATAATTTTCATCTAATGGAGAACGTTGAATTGATTTCACCATATGCTTTAAGTCTTCTAAATCTTTTTTAATTTCATCTGTAGCATCGCTAGCTTGAAATAATTGAATGGACTGATTTTCTTTTGGAGCAATAGGCGCATCATAAGAATCCATACCCGCTAAAACTTCAATCGATTTCTTTTTAAAGAGCCCTAGAAACCCTTTAGAATAAACAACTTTAGAATTTAAAATGACCGCATCTTCGCCAAGTTCTTTTCGGATCAATTTCATTGCTTCAGGCATTGTAGTAGCCGTATATTTTTTCATTTTCACTCTATATTCACCACCCCAACACTTTGTACCTCAATGGACGATTCTAGTTCATTGTAAGATAGAATCGGAATTTGAGGGAAATATCGTTCCGTCATTTGACGTAAGTACATTCGAACTGCAGGAGAACACAAAATAATTGGTGATTGCTCCATCAATGACGCGCGTTCTATCTCTCTTGCCATAGATTCTAAAATAGCTTGTGAATCGTTTGGATCGATAGATAAATAATTTCCATGCTCTGTTTGTTGAATGCTATCGGCAACAATTTTTTCTACTCTACCTGAAACAGTTAATACTTTTAATACATTGCTATTACCTGCATACTGAGATGTAATTTGTTTCGCTAGAGACTGTCTAGTATATTCGGTTAATATATCGACATCTGATGTCATTTTTGAATAATCGGCCAATGTTTCAAAAATAATAGGTAAATTTCGAACAGAGACATGCTCTCGTAGTAAATTACCCAAAACTTTTTGAATTTCCCCAACAGTAAGAGGTGTCGGAGTTAATTCATCCACAAGAATTGGATATGTTTCACGAATATGATCAATTAGTTGTTTCGTTTCTTGACGGCCTAGTAAATCATGTGCATTATTACGAATTATCTCAGTCATATGCGTAGAAACAACACTTGGTGGATCTACAACTGTATAGCCTAGAATTTCGGCTTCTTCTTTTACAGATTCCGTAATCCATTTAGCTGGTAACCCAAAGGAAGGCTCAATTGTATCTATCCCTTCAATTGAATCATCATCTCCAGGACTCATAGCCAAATAGTGATCAAGTAATAGTTCGCCTCTAGCCATTTCATTTCCTTTAATTTTAATACGATATTCATTTGGCTGTAACTGGATATTATCTCTAATGCGAACAACAGGAATGACAATACCTAGCTCTAAAGCAAGTTGTCTTCTAATCATTACAACACGATCCAGTAAATCTCCCCCTTGGGCTGCATCCACTAAAGGAATAAGACCATATCCAAATTCAAACTCGATTGGGTCAACGTTTAGGAGATTAATAACATTTTCAGGACTTTTCATATTATCCGTTGTAATTTCTTCTTCAAATTCTTCTATTTCATTTGGATCTTCTTTACTTGCTTTGCTCATCATAAATGCGCCAATTGCAAGTGCGATTGAAACAGGGAATGTTAATATGATTCCAATTGGTGTTACTATCCCAAGAAGTGCAATAGTTGCTGCTGCAACATAAAGAAGTTTAGGCTGATTGAATAATTGTTCGGTAATGTCTCCACCAAGATTCCCTTTAGATGCCGCTCTTGTAACTACAATACCAGTTGCTGTAGAAATTAGCAGAGCAGGAATTTGAGATACTAGACCATCACCTACAGTTAATGTAGAAAAAAGAACTGCAGCTTCTGCAAAAGGTAGTCCTAATTGAACAACACCAATGATAATACCAAATATAAGATTAATCAGAACAATAATTATTCCTGCTATCGCATCCCCTTTTACGAATTTCGTAGCACCGTCCATCGCTCCGTAAAAGTCTGCTTCTCCACTAACCTTTTCACGTCTTTCTCTTGCTTCTTTTTCAGAAATCATCCCAGCATTTAAATCTGCATCAATGCTCATTTGTTTACCTGGCATTGCATCAAGTGTAAAACGTGCAGCAACTTCTGAAACACGCTCAGACCCTTTAGTAATGACAATAAAATTTATAATTACTAAAATAGCAAAGACCACTAGACCTACTAACATATTCCCACCGGTTACGAATGTACCGAAAGTTTCAACTACTTTACCAGCGTCTCCTTCTGCTAAAATTGCTCTCGTAGTGGAGACGTTCAGTGCAAGTCTAAATAAGGTTACAAGTAATAAAACAGTAGGGAAAACGGAAAACTGTAAAGCCTCTTGCATATTCATAGCAGTCATTAATATCAATAACGCTATTGTAATATTGATTATTATCAGAAAACTTATCAACCAATGAGGAAGAGGTATTACTAGCATAGCCACAATTGAAATTACAGCTGCTAAAACGGATATATCGCGGATTTGCATATACTTCCACCTCAATCTTTACATCTAAATTTTTTGTTTAATACGATATACATAGGCTAATACTTCTGCAACTGCTTTAAAAAACTCATCTGGAATCCGTTGCCCTATTTCCACTTGATCATACATAGCTCTAGCAAGTGGACGGTTCTCTACCATTACTACATCATTTTCCCTTGCGATAAGCTTTATTTTTTGTGCTACAAAATCAGCACCCTTTGCCACAACGATCGGAGCATCCATTGAATCATCATCGTACTTTAAAGCAATGGCAAAATGGGTTGGATTTGTAATAACTACATCTGCGGAAGGAACTTCTTGCATCATTCGACGCATAGCCATCTCCCTTTGGCGCTGTCTGATCCTTGATTTAATAATAGGATCTCCGTCAGAGTTTTTATGTTCATCTTTAATGTCTTGTTTCGACATTTTTAGATTTTTTTCATAATCATAACGCTGATAAAAGAAATCTAGAACAGAAATAAATAATAGGACAGACGAAGCAGCAATTCCCATCATCCCAGTTAACCAACCTATTGTGGAAAGTGTATCCCATGGTGTTTTAAATGATAAAGATAACACTTGTTCTAAGTTCATCCATATGATGAGAGTCGTAACCGAACCGATGAAAGAAATTTTTAATAAAGATTTTAATAGCTCTATAATTGCTTTTAATGAAAATATTCTTTTTAATCCTTGGATAGGATCAATCTTTTTCAAATCAAACTTTAATGGTTCAGTTGTAAATAATAAACCAAATTGAAAAAAGTTAGCCGCTATAGCAGCAACAACAGCAACGCCCATAATGGGTAGCAAAATTATTGCCATTTCTATAAGTAAATCTTTATATATCTCGACAGCTGTTTCAATTGTTAAAGTTTCAATCAACATGTATTTAGTGAATGTTACATTGAAAAAAGAAAATATTTCTGTCCTCAAAAATCCTGCACTAAAAAACAAAAAGATAAAAACTGCAAGTAAAACAATAGCACTTGTTACATCCGCACTCTTTAAAACTTGTCCCTTTTTACGAGAATCTTGACGCTTCTTAGGTGTCGCTTTTTCTGTCTTTTCTCCAGCGAAAAACTGTAAATCTAATCGCATTTCAAACAAGTTTAGCCACCACCTAATATAATCATTAAATCTCGCATACCAATTACCATTATTTCAAACATTTTTTGAACAACAGCCATAAGAACACCCATCATCACGAGAAGAACTAAAAAACTTACCCCAATTTTAATTGGAAATCCAACAACGAATATATTTAATTGAGGAACTGTTCGGGCCGTTATCCCCAAAGCGATATCTACTAAAAACAATGTTGCAACGATTGGTATTGACATTTGAAAGGCTACTGCAAAAACACCAGCAAAAGTCTTCATAATGAATTCAGCATAGTTCTCTTGCCCGAAAGCAAGTAATGTCATTTCCATGGGAATAAATTGATAACTATAAAAAATACCATCCAATAACAAATGGTGACCATTTAAAGCTAGTAATAATAAGAGAGCCAAAGTATTCAAAAACTGACCAATCAACGGACTTTGGGCTCCTGTCTGTGGATCAATAACATTTGCAATGGCAAATCCCATCTGAAAATCTATGAACCCTCCGGCAATTTGAATAGCTGACATGATGATATAAGCTAGTAAGCCTATAAATAATCCAACCATTACTTCTTTGATTATTAATATTATGTAATCCCCGTTTATTTCAAATGGTGCAACATCCATTGTATAGTACATCATCCAGGAAAGGACCACTGCAAAAGCAATACGATGTGTAGCTGGAATTGTCCGATGAGAAAAAAGTGGTAAAGTGACGAAAAATGCCGATACACGAGCTATTATAAGTAATAATACGGTTAGTTTAGGTATAAGTTCATCCATTGATCTAACCTATATATCTTATTAAATTTTCAAAGATATCCGCAGCGTATGTAGTTACTTGTGATAGCATCCACGGTCCAAAAAAAACGATTCCCACAAGGACCGCAATAATTTTAGGAACAAAAGCTAATGTTTGCTCCTGAATTTGTGTAGTTGCTTGAAAAATACTTACTGCCAGACCAGTGATTAAAGCAATCAAAAGAAGAGGACCTGATGTAAGAAGAATGACCCAAATAGCGCGTTCTGCAATAGAGATTACCATTTCATTATTCATTACGATCAGCTCCTAAAAACTTTGTAAAATGGATTTCATGACTAAATACCAACCATCCACTAAAACAAACAATAATATTTTAAATGGTAATGAAATCATTACTGGTGGTAGCATCATCATACCCATTGACATTAAAACACTAGCAACAATCATATCTATTACTAGAAAAGGTATAAATATCATAAAACCAATTTGAAATGCCGTTTTGATTTCACTTAATGCAAAAGCAGGAACCATAATCGTTAAAGGTATATCATTTATAGACTCTGGTCGTTCCGCCTCAGTATATCTCAAAAACAGCTCTAAATCTTTTTGTCTCGTATGCTTACTCATAAATTCTTTAAATGGAACACTAGCACTCTCGTAAGCTTCCTCTAATGTAATATCTTCATTAAAAAGAGGAGTAAGCGCTTTTTCATTCACTTCCTGAAAAGTAGGAGCCATAATGAAAAAAGTTAAAAAGAGAGCTAAACCTACAATGACTTGATTGGGAGGCATTTGCTGTGTAGCAAGCGCCGTCCGTACAAATGATAAAATAATAACGATTCTAGCAAAGGAAGTCATGAGTATTAAAATACTTGGAGCCAAAGATAAAACCGTTAGTAATAGCATTAATTTGATTGAAGTGGAGACATTCGATGGATCACTGTCCGAAAAAAACTGGACGAAATCATTCATTTTCTTCTCGCTCCTTTGTCTTCCAATCATTTAATACATCACT encodes:
- the fliP gene encoding flagellar type III secretion system pore protein FliP (The bacterial flagellar biogenesis protein FliP forms a type III secretion system (T3SS)-type pore required for flagellar assembly.); this translates as MNDFVQFFSDSDPSNVSTSIKLMLLLTVLSLAPSILILMTSFARIVIILSFVRTALATQQMPPNQVIVGLALFLTFFIMAPTFQEVNEKALTPLFNEDITLEEAYESASVPFKEFMSKHTRQKDLELFLRYTEAERPESINDIPLTIMVPAFALSEIKTAFQIGFMIFIPFLVIDMIVASVLMSMGMMMLPPVMISLPFKILLFVLVDGWYLVMKSILQSF
- the fliQ gene encoding flagellar biosynthesis protein FliQ produces the protein MNNEMVISIAERAIWVILLTSGPLLLIALITGLAVSIFQATTQIQEQTLAFVPKIIAVLVGIVFFGPWMLSQVTTYAADIFENLIRYIG
- the flhF gene encoding flagellar biosynthesis protein FlhF, with the protein product MKMKKYTATTMPEAMKLIRKELGEDAVILNSKVVYSKGFLGLFKKKSIEVLAGMDSYDAPIAPKENQSIQLFQASDATDEIKKDLEDLKHMVKSIQRSPLDENYPPEFGALIQHLEDQELADELITTVSDELFVHMKSNNEKLELAEQIKKTKKVLVSLLEQHPVGGISFHKKYINVLGPTGVGKTTTIAKMAARAVLEKKKKVGFITTDTYRIAAIEQLKTYAGLLQAPIEIVYSEKDLQDAMEKYEALDLVFIDTAGRNYKEIKFVEDLQKLINLEENTETFLVLSTTSKQKDMEVIIEQFMDFPIEKFIFTKLDETNSIGSIINLMVKYKKGLAYYTDGQEVPEDIVEANLNELLNLLLKGIRYERSS
- the fliR gene encoding flagellar biosynthetic protein FliR — protein: MDELIPKLTVLLLIIARVSAFFVTLPLFSHRTIPATHRIAFAVVLSWMMYYTMDVAPFEINGDYIILIIKEVMVGLFIGLLAYIIMSAIQIAGGFIDFQMGFAIANVIDPQTGAQSPLIGQFLNTLALLLLLALNGHHLLLDGIFYSYQFIPMEMTLLAFGQENYAEFIMKTFAGVFAVAFQMSIPIVATLFLVDIALGITARTVPQLNIFVVGFPIKIGVSFLVLLVMMGVLMAVVQKMFEIMVIGMRDLMIILGGG
- a CDS encoding MinD/ParA family protein, giving the protein MRDQAEELRIKMLRTQNKLGRSIAVVSGKGGVGKSNFSMNFTTMLSSLGKKVVLIDMDIGMGNIHILLGKTVQTNLKDYLVGDASIDEVLFEGPNNLQYISGGSGLSGVMEWNEGMFTRLIEAFEFLQKNYDYIVFDMGAGATNQTLDLLVSVDDIIVISTAEPTSITDAYSMMKFIYYKDPDKNFFLLCNRAFSEEEGIDTVSRLKLAMSKFLSKEVVLLGSLPEDPVVRKAVKEQVPFSILYPEAEITKKLRMIVNRFSDFEEEEENIPRQSKFINRLKNIFSRRS
- the flhA gene encoding flagellar biosynthesis protein FlhA: MQIRDISVLAAVISIVAMLVIPLPHWLISFLIIINITIALLILMTAMNMQEALQFSVFPTVLLLVTLFRLALNVSTTRAILAEGDAGKVVETFGTFVTGGNMLVGLVVFAILVIINFIVITKGSERVSEVAARFTLDAMPGKQMSIDADLNAGMISEKEARERREKVSGEADFYGAMDGATKFVKGDAIAGIIIVLINLIFGIIIGVVQLGLPFAEAAVLFSTLTVGDGLVSQIPALLISTATGIVVTRAASKGNLGGDITEQLFNQPKLLYVAAATIALLGIVTPIGIILTFPVSIALAIGAFMMSKASKEDPNEIEEFEEEITTDNMKSPENVINLLNVDPIEFEFGYGLIPLVDAAQGGDLLDRVVMIRRQLALELGIVIPVVRIRDNIQLQPNEYRIKIKGNEMARGELLLDHYLAMSPGDDDSIEGIDTIEPSFGLPAKWITESVKEEAEILGYTVVDPPSVVSTHMTEIIRNNAHDLLGRQETKQLIDHIRETYPILVDELTPTPLTVGEIQKVLGNLLREHVSVRNLPIIFETLADYSKMTSDVDILTEYTRQSLAKQITSQYAGNSNVLKVLTVSGRVEKIVADSIQQTEHGNYLSIDPNDSQAILESMAREIERASLMEQSPIILCSPAVRMYLRQMTERYFPQIPILSYNELESSIEVQSVGVVNIE
- the flhB gene encoding flagellar biosynthesis protein FlhB, with amino-acid sequence MRLDLQFFAGEKTEKATPKKRQDSRKKGQVLKSADVTSAIVLLAVFIFLFFSAGFLRTEIFSFFNVTFTKYMLIETLTIETAVEIYKDLLIEMAIILLPIMGVAVVAAIAANFFQFGLLFTTEPLKFDLKKIDPIQGLKRIFSLKAIIELLKSLLKISFIGSVTTLIIWMNLEQVLSLSFKTPWDTLSTIGWLTGMMGIAASSVLLFISVLDFFYQRYDYEKNLKMSKQDIKDEHKNSDGDPIIKSRIRQRQREMAMRRMMQEVPSADVVITNPTHFAIALKYDDDSMDAPIVVAKGADFVAQKIKLIARENDVVMVENRPLARAMYDQVEIGQRIPDEFFKAVAEVLAYVYRIKQKI